The Primulina eburnea isolate SZY01 chromosome 6, ASM2296580v1, whole genome shotgun sequence genome contains a region encoding:
- the LOC140834092 gene encoding aluminum-activated malate transporter 2-like gives MKMATEKSGFAEIAWTWVKGVANKFTNAVINAGKDAKKLADEDPRRVVHSFKVGLAITLVSLFYYFDDPIYDGFGVSAMWAVMTVVVVFEFSVGATLGRGVNRGIATLLGGALGLGAHRLASFSGEKAEPIFLGLSVLLIAAVVTFLRFHPKLKARYDYGLMIFILTFSLICVSGYRDDEVLDMAYVRLSTVLIGGAVSVFICVFLRPIWAGEDLHGLTAANIEKLGIFLEVFGSKYLKSLDEKNQEMEASLDEYKSVLNSQGAEESLANYAKWEPRHGKFRYRQPWDQYLKVGTATRECAYRIKALSGYLNSEIQAPKEIREKIQESCTEISTECSCALAELSTAIKNMTRATPADLHISNAKTVSKNLKSLLKTSLWPDTDLVDIIPAATVVSLLIEIVSCTAQIADSVHELASLSKYKFPDDAHAMRQNQNGKEKILPRTSSNDGSHNFTITVE, from the exons ATGAAAATGGCCACTGAAAAATCTGGATTTGCAGAAATTGCGTGGACTTGGGTAAAGGGTGTTGCAAATAAGTTCACAAATGCGGTAATTAATGCCGGAAAAGATGCCAAGAAACTGGCGGATGAGGATCCAAGAAGGGTTGTACATTCATTTAAAGTTGGATTGGCCATAACTTTAGTCTCGTTATTCTATTATTTTGATGATCCTATATACGATGGTTTCGGTGTTTCTGCGATGTGGGCGGTGATGACTGTTGTTGTGGTCTTCGAGTTTTCAGTTG GAGCAACACTTGGAAGAGGGGTGAACAGAGGGATTGCAACACTTTTAGGTGGTGCGTTAGGATTGGGAGCACATAGATTAGCAAGTTTTTCAGGGGAAAAAGCCGAGCCTATTTTCCTAGGTCTATCTGTCTTGTTGATAG CTGCTGTGGTGACATTTCTGAGATTTCATCCTAAGTTGAAGGCAAGATATGATTATGGGCTAATGATTTTTATCCTTACATTTAGTCTGATATGTGTATCGGGATATCGGGACGATGAAGTTTTAGATATGGCATATGTTAGGCTATCCACAGTGTTGATTGGTGGTGCTGTTTCAGTTTTCATTTGTGTATTTTTAAGGCCGATTTGGGCTGGTGAAGATCTACATGGCCTCACTGCTGCTAATATTGAAAAGCTTGGGATTTTCTTGGAAG TTTTTGGAAGTAAATACTTGAAGTCGCTCGACGAAAAGAATCAAGAGATGGAAGCATCACTTGATGAGTATAAGTCTGTTCTGAATTCTCAAGGCGCTGAAGAATCACTG GCAAATTATGCAAAATGGGAGCCGAGGCATGGTAAGTTTAGATACCGTCAACCTTGGGATCAATACCTAAAGGTTGGAACCGCCACACGAGAATGTGCGTACCGAATCAAAGCATTAAGTGGCTATCTCAACTCAGAGATCCAG GCGCCAAAGGAAATCAGAGAAAAGATTCAAGAATCATGCACGGAAATAAGCACAGAATGTAGCTGTGCTCTAGCCGAGCTATCAACAGCAATCAAGAATATGACTCGGGCAACTCCAGCTGATCTACACATATCTAACGCAAAAACTGTGTCCAAGAATCTGAAATCTTTACTCAAAACCAGCCTATGGCCTGATACAGATCTGGTTGACATAATCCCTGCTGCAACAGTTGTTTCACTACTCATAGAAATCGTCTCTTGCACGGCCCAGATCGCAGATTCAGTCCACGAGCTTGCTTCGTTGTCAAAATATAAGTTCCCTGATGATGCACATGCAATGAGGCAAAATCAAAATGGGAAGGAGAAAATTTTACCAAGAACTTCTAGTAACGATGGATCCCATAATTTTACCATTACAGTTGAGTGA
- the LOC140833426 gene encoding uncharacterized protein, whose translation MMGYVLIGLYSDMPPRREPRMVRVDDIPEGGRGPPPPPPGDPATRVLEGMARLLEQVQQAPRQQTDIFEQFRRLNPKEFGGTTDPFVAEGWIRSLELHFDYLGVRDGDRARCAIYMLRDDASLWWEGAAHAVDVATLTWARFRELFFGKYFPADVRGRLTREFMSLRQTDLSVAEFIRKFDRGCHFVPMIAGDAAQKLRHFLDGLRPTLRRDVMLMRPASYDEATACAFQAEQALRDIDFEMQRKRHQAQSSAQPQKKQYTGPQRQQGQQKPQGQHRGPGQQRPPPAPGAPRQEGGPPCQQCNKYHYGKCMWGTYKCFVCKQEGHKAADCPQNKGPTTGRAYVMHAEEAEEEPDSTLITGEHVEQETGGAEL comes from the exons atgatgGGTTACGTGTTGATTGGActgtattcagatatgcctcccagacgtgAGCCTAGGATGGTCAGGGTGGACGATATTCCAGAGGGTGGCAGGGgtcctccaccaccaccgccaGGGGACCCAGCTACCCGAGTCTTAGAGGGTATGGCCAGACTTTTGGAGCAGGTGCAACAGGCTCCTAGACAGCAGACTGACATCTTTGAGCAGTTCCGTAGGCTCAACCCGAAGGAGTTCGGGGGTACTACTGATCCGTTTGTTGCAGAGGGTTGGATCAGGTCGTTAGAGTTGCATTTTGATTACCTGGGGGTGAGGGATGGCGACCGGGCCAGATGCGCCATTTATATGCTGAGGGATGATGCGTCCTTGTGGTGGGAGGGAGCCGCACATGCAGTGGATGTGGCTACTCTCACATGGGCCAGATTCAGAGAGTTGTTCTTCGGGAAGTACTTCCCAGCTGACGTCAGGGGCCGCCTGACGAGAGAGTTTATGAGCCTCAGGCAGACAGATTTATCAGTGGCGGAGTTTATCCGCAAGTTCGACAGGGGCTGCCACTTCGTGCCCATGATAGCAGGGGATGCCGCccagaagctgaggcatttcctGGATGGACTGAGACCTACTCTCCGCCGAGACGTCATGCTGATGAGGCCGGCGAGTTATGATGAGGCCACTGCCTGCGCTTTTCAGGCAGAGCAGGCACTGCGGGACATAGATTTTGAGATGCAGCGGAAGCGGCATCAGGCCCAGTCCAGTGCACAGCCACAGAAGAAGCAGTACACAGGGCCACAGAGACAGCAGGGGCAGCAGAAGCCCCAGGGACAGCACAGGGGGCCAGGACAGCAGCGACCACCCCCGGCACCAGGGGCTCCTAGGCAGGAGGGGGGACCGCCGTGTCAGCAGTGCAACAAATATCATTATGGCAAATGCATGTGGGGCACCTATAAATGCTTCGTATGCAAACAGGAGGGGCACAAGGCTGCAGATTGCCCTCAGAATAAGGGTCCCACTACCGGCAGGGCATATGTGATGCATGCCGAGGAGGCTGAGGAAGAGCCAGACTCGACATTGATTACTG gtgaacatgttgagcaggagacaggaggtgctgaactctga